In the Streptomyces spororaveus genome, GTTGAGCATCTCGTGCTCCTGGCGCTCGCGCAGCGCCTCGACCGTGAGCCGCAACTGCTGCTCGGTCTGGTTCATCGGGTGGTTGTACAGGTCGGCGACGCGGCTGTGGACCCGCAGGACCGTTTGTGCAATGGAGAGTTCGTACTCGCGCGGCCGCGCCTCGTAGTCCACGAAGGTGCCGGGGAGGACGGCCTCGCCCTGGTGGCCGGCGGAGAGCTCGATCGCGGCCTCGCCGTACTTGTTGGTCTCCCGGTCGGGGCGGGTCCGTACGTCCTCCACGTGCTCGCGCAGCGACTCGACCCGGTCGGCGAGGAGCTGGAAGTCCTGCCGGGACAGCGCGAGGACGGTGCCGGAGGTGGCGGCGCGGGCGGTGTACTCCCAAATCGATTCTTCATCGGCGAGGCAGTCGTCGCCGAAGTACGCGCCGTCGGCGACGGTCGCCAGGACGGCGTCCTCCCCGTAGGGCCCGGGGCCGATCTGGTCGATGCGGCCGTGGGCGAGCAGGAAGACCTGGTCGGCGGGGCTGCCGAAGGAGGTCAGCTCCTGGCCGGGTTCGAAGTCGATCTGGCGGCAGCGCTGGGCGAGTTCGCCGAGGACGTCGAGGTCCTCGTAGTCGCGCAGCAGCGGGAGCTCACCGAGCTCGGCCGGGATCACCTGGACCTGGGTGCCGGTCTTGATGAATTCCACGACGCCGTTGCCGACCGAGTAGCTCAGCCGGCGGTTGACGCGGTACGTGCCGCCCTGCACCGACACCCACGGGAGCATCTTCAGGAGCCACCGCGAGGTGATCTCCTGCATCTGCGGCGCGGACTTGGTGGTGGTGGCCA is a window encoding:
- a CDS encoding family 2B encapsulin nanocompartment shell protein, whose translation is MSVQAGSESQAQAPQRSLGTTAARNLATTTKSAPQMQEITSRWLLKMLPWVSVQGGTYRVNRRLSYSVGNGVVEFIKTGTQVQVIPAELGELPLLRDYEDLDVLGELAQRCRQIDFEPGQELTSFGSPADQVFLLAHGRIDQIGPGPYGEDAVLATVADGAYFGDDCLADEESIWEYTARAATSGTVLALSRQDFQLLADRVESLREHVEDVRTRPDRETNKYGEAAIELSAGHQGEAVLPGTFVDYEARPREYELSIAQTVLRVHSRVADLYNHPMNQTEQQLRLTVEALRERQEHEMLNNRDFGLLHNADYDQRIQPHDGAPSPDDMDQLLSMRRGSKLFLAHPKAIAAFGRECNKRGIYPESVDIGGNRVPAWRGVPIFPSNKIPISDARTTSILCMRTGEDEQGVIGLHQPGIPDEIEPSLSVRFMGISEQAIISYLVTAYFSAAVLVPDALGVLENVEIGRWR